The Bacteroidota bacterium genome includes a region encoding these proteins:
- a CDS encoding anthranilate synthase component I family protein encodes MRIENVFSVKDNQSFRNQLLNYSSGFEHFVFLDSCDNAVYGETEFDYLFAAGNYASLIANAGNAFAELQQFIDTYKEWCFGYLGYDLKNESEKLSSKNQDRIAFPDMLFFIPEIIVRVKNGEVKVSILLESSITSTGEEIFNNICEEKSDINFERNNINLLPRIPKKDYLEKINKIRKNIIDGDVYELTFCQEFYSENVNIEPLIVFQELCKKSKAPFSVLFRWENKYLISASPERFLQKKGDTIVSQPIKGTSKRSSDPLVDAQLKTELYNSEKDRAENVMIVDLVRNDLARIGKTGTIKVDELFGIYSFEQVHQMVSTISANVKEDILISDILKNTFPMGSMTGAPKVMAMELIENYEESKRGLFSGAFGYISPEGDFDFNVVIRSIIYDALQQYISVQVGGAIVFDSVAEKEYEECVLKLSGIVGVFGGGT; translated from the coding sequence ATGCGGATCGAAAATGTTTTTAGTGTAAAAGATAATCAATCATTTCGCAATCAACTGCTAAATTATTCTTCAGGGTTTGAACATTTTGTTTTTTTGGATTCTTGTGATAATGCGGTGTATGGGGAGACGGAATTTGATTATTTATTTGCGGCGGGAAATTATGCAAGTTTAATTGCAAATGCCGGAAATGCTTTTGCGGAATTACAGCAATTTATAGATACCTATAAGGAGTGGTGTTTCGGTTATCTGGGGTATGATCTGAAAAATGAGAGTGAAAAATTATCGTCTAAAAACCAAGACAGGATCGCGTTTCCGGATATGTTGTTTTTTATTCCGGAGATTATTGTAAGGGTAAAAAATGGGGAAGTTAAAGTTTCAATTCTTTTAGAAAGTTCCATAACTTCCACTGGTGAAGAAATTTTTAATAATATTTGTGAGGAAAAAAGTGATATAAATTTTGAACGCAATAATATTAATTTATTACCTCGGATACCGAAAAAAGATTATCTCGAAAAAATAAATAAGATCCGCAAAAATATTATCGACGGTGATGTATATGAATTAACTTTTTGTCAGGAATTTTATAGTGAAAATGTTAACATAGAACCACTTATTGTTTTTCAGGAATTATGCAAAAAATCCAAAGCTCCCTTTTCCGTTTTATTTCGATGGGAAAATAAATATTTGATCTCCGCGAGTCCGGAGCGGTTTTTACAAAAGAAGGGCGATACAATTGTTTCTCAACCTATTAAAGGAACATCAAAACGCAGCTCCGATCCTTTGGTTGATGCACAATTAAAAACTGAACTCTACAACAGCGAAAAAGACCGCGCAGAAAATGTGATGATAGTGGATCTTGTGCGCAACGACCTTGCACGCATTGGAAAAACCGGAACAATTAAGGTTGATGAATTATTCGGAATTTATTCTTTTGAACAAGTGCATCAAATGGTTTCTACCATTTCGGCAAATGTAAAAGAGGATATTTTAATTTCAGATATTTTAAAAAATACTTTCCCAATGGGCTCCATGACCGGCGCACCAAAAGTGATGGCTATGGAACTAATCGAAAATTACGAAGAATCAAAACGCGGATTATTTTCCGGCGCCTTCGGATATATTTCGCCTGAAGGTGATTTTGATTTTAATGTGGTAATTAGAAGTATAATATATGATGCATTGCAACAATATATTTCCGTTCAGGTAGGAGGGGCAATCGTTTTTGATTCGGTAGCAGAGAAAGAGTATGAGGAGTGCGTGTTGAAGTTGAGTGGGATTGTAGGGGTTTTTGGGGGTGGGACATAG
- a CDS encoding adenylosuccinate synthase: protein MNVDVLLGLQWGDEGKGKVVDYLAEQYDVVARFQGGPNAGHTLILNNGEKFVLHTIPSGIFLENCINLIGAGVVIDPITFRMEIKKLEAAGVSVANRLLISRKAHLILPTHKMLDAASEASKGLEKIGSTLKGIGPAYMDKTGRNGLRVGDIESPNFLDKYNKLKEKHFQLLKNYDGVSIEVPNETEWMDAIKHLQDIPFVDGEYFLQDQIVAGKRILAEGAQGSMLDVDHGTYPFVTSSNTITAGVCTGLGVAPQKIKEVIGISKAYCTRVGSGPFPTELFDETGEELRKLGNEFGATTGRPRRCGWIDIPALKYAIIINGVTQIAITKIDVLNTFSEIKACVAYKINGEITDKLPYGIVDEEIEPVYETFKGWNCDLDNCKTKDSLPLELKNYIQFLEWELKVKVSMLSAGPEREKLIIL from the coding sequence ATGAATGTAGATGTATTATTAGGGCTGCAGTGGGGTGATGAGGGGAAGGGCAAGGTGGTGGACTATCTTGCGGAACAATATGATGTGGTGGCGCGCTTTCAGGGCGGACCGAATGCCGGACATACCCTTATTTTGAACAACGGTGAGAAATTCGTTTTGCACACTATTCCCAGCGGTATCTTTTTGGAAAATTGTATCAACCTGATAGGCGCAGGGGTGGTAATCGACCCTATAACCTTCCGGATGGAGATAAAAAAACTGGAGGCAGCGGGTGTTTCGGTGGCTAACAGGCTCCTGATAAGCCGGAAGGCGCATTTGATACTTCCTACCCACAAAATGCTCGACGCAGCCAGCGAGGCTTCTAAAGGCCTGGAGAAAATTGGTTCCACATTGAAGGGAATTGGTCCGGCATACATGGATAAAACCGGTAGAAACGGGCTTAGGGTTGGCGATATTGAGAGTCCGAATTTTTTGGATAAATACAATAAACTGAAGGAAAAACATTTTCAGTTGTTGAAAAATTATGATGGTGTATCTATTGAAGTTCCGAACGAAACGGAGTGGATGGATGCGATAAAACATTTGCAGGACATTCCTTTTGTTGATGGTGAATATTTTTTGCAGGATCAAATTGTTGCGGGAAAAAGAATTCTTGCGGAAGGTGCGCAAGGTTCGATGTTGGATGTGGATCATGGCACTTATCCTTTTGTTACATCGAGCAATACCATTACCGCCGGAGTATGTACAGGTTTAGGGGTGGCTCCGCAAAAAATTAAGGAAGTTATTGGTATATCAAAAGCATATTGCACTCGCGTTGGATCAGGACCATTTCCTACCGAATTATTTGATGAAACGGGAGAAGAATTACGCAAATTAGGAAATGAATTCGGTGCAACCACAGGGCGACCAAGACGTTGTGGTTGGATAGATATACCGGCGTTGAAATATGCAATAATTATTAATGGTGTTACACAAATTGCAATTACGAAAATTGATGTGTTAAATACTTTTTCAGAAATTAAAGCATGTGTTGCCTATAAAATCAATGGCGAGATAACGGATAAATTACCATACGGAATTGTGGACGAAGAAATTGAACCTGTGTATGAAACGTTTAAAGGGTGGAATTGTGATCTTGATAATTGTAAAACAAAAGATTCGCTTCCACTCGAGCTAAAAAATTATATTCAGTTTTTAGAATGGGAATTGAAGGTGAAGGTGTCGATGTTGTCGGCGGGGCCGGAGAGGGAGAAGTTAATTATATTGTGA